One Glycine soja cultivar W05 chromosome 7, ASM419377v2, whole genome shotgun sequence genomic window, CCTAAGGGAGCAGGTAAATAATGGAAAGCTTGAAGTGACATTGTTAACcgtttggcaagtgtaccaaatgtcCAAACACATTGttatttgcctaagatgtattaattgagatttttctctatcaattagGTAAATTTTTCTTACCCACATATATTAGAATAATTTCCCCTGATGTCTCACGATGATAAATCTATcttacctatctatctcccaaatttctttgcaaagattcaatagataaaatgcatgaagttctaattctataTGCTTGCTTTGATGCATGAACATAgtgcaatcactctatgtctagcaatgattttattaagacatcgcttccttttagttctattagaaattaccctCTGTCGAGCGACTAATTCCTAAAATTGATGCATGCAAAACCTTTCTTGTATTTCTAGTAAGGATTACTCTCTGACGAGCACCTAACCCTCAAAGATGATGCAAGgatgaatgatacatgaaattaaagtaagaaaggataataggaaagaaaattcaTGTTTGCATTGATAGATATAAAGTATATAATACATCTTTTGACTTTTTAGGCCTTCGAGATCCTAACTAAGGATTTAGCCTCTCATAATTATAAGGGGTCTTATACTTGAAAAGGGGTTTAGAAACTGATGGAAGAGAAGGGATGAAAAAAGGGAATAGAAAATaatggaggagaaggaagaatTCCCTAAGGGAGAGTTCTCAGGCTTTGGGTGTGTATTAGAGTGCTCTAAGACTCGGTGTGTCTTTtctccttggcttgactctctttttatagttgttggagTAGACTTGGGTCTACGTACTCGCGCTAAGTCTGCACTGCTCTCTAAGCGCGGGTGCCTGTATTCACGCTTAGCGCGCATCCTCTCGCTTAGCACTAGTGTGTGtttttgcgcttagcgcacctcTTTGCGCTTAGCGATGGTGCCTGTATTCGAGCGCTCAGCACGTGCTGCACACTAAGCGCATCTTGGGCtgggccttttttttttcaaatttttactattttcttcatcttttagaCTGTTAATCCctccttttcatatctgcaagccatgaatagaaaaaacatcaattcttaataatttaaggatggataactgctaaataatcattttaaggatatttccattatatttttaatataaaaatagctCATATTTAATAGTTATTAGACATATTgttcaacaaaaacataattgGTTGATATACTAACTAAGGCAATTAGGTCTGATAGATTTGTAAAACTTAGAAGTGAGTTGGGAATTGCATCATGTGaatatttggattaaaggaaagtGTTGAAGTTAATCCAAATATAGATAGTTAGTTAGATTGATTGTAAAGGATAGTTAATATTCTGTTATTTCTATTGTAACTGTTTTGTGATGCAAAGGCACTATATAAAAGATACATATGTATAAATGTTTTGGTAAGCAATATACAAGTTTTCATTAGTATATCCTTTTCTTCTAAACTCATGAGTGTGTGTAAGGAGTTTTATCTCCAACGTTCTTAAACATAATCTATGATTTTATGGTTTGTTTGGAATATCATTTCTCTATTTAAAAGTTGTTTAATTGCATTTGTATTAAACTAGGAGAGCAGTTGATTCTAAATAGTGAAACAATAATGAATTGAGCTTCTTTTGGAAGAAACTCAGCCACCAATATTTGAATTAGAGCTTATTTTAAGTTGAAGTTTAAAAGTTTGTCAATGTTGTTCCATTATTAGTGTTTGCTTTTTCCTAACTTCGATTTGGACCCCTTTTGACGAAAATTGTTTAGCACTTCCTTAATCCTAAAATTTCAATATCCAAATAGTATTGACTGTAGTGAATTTagaaaaattactcttttgCACTCATTTAGAGTAGTATATCCACATAAAACAAGCATAAAAAGTTGAGTAAAAAAAAGACAGTGGGGAAAATTAAGAGAGAGGTAGAGAGACATAGATGAAAATGTGAAGAGTGTAGTGAAAGAGACTTAATCCTATAATAACTGCATTATCCCCTAGGAGAGAAAAAGACTTAAAGATAAGTGAGTGTCACCCGATAGATATGGCCAACTTATTAAGACTGTAACTATAAGAAAGTCTTGAGGGATGGTGAGAGGGGTGTGAAAAAATTGAGACTTGTGAACTAATACTTCACGAGAAGCCCTAAAGGCCAAAAGGaaccatattattttttttgccgcTATTATATTACTTTATTGTCTGCTTCACTTGCCAATTAATCAACATCTATGTAAGTATGCACACGATAGCCACGTTTGGAGCACAAACTTTTACAACTAACTCGAAGTTAAAGTTGGCAAGGTCACAAGTAGTACGAAGTAGTAGTTCATTGGGTATGCAATGTACTCTATAGAATGGTGCTCAAAGATCAGAATAATAAAGTACACTCAACttccttttttatatatcatattttcatagtctcaaataaaacaaagttaCAACAAACAAACTTGTGAAAGTTAAAATGGATCATTTAAGAAAATCAGGctgaatgaaagaaaaatcatttgttaattttgactAGAGGCAAGTGACAAATTTGCACCAAATGTTTATGTGTCACACCATCATATATGCTAGTTACTTGAACTTTTCTTACATTTGCTAATCTTAAGCAGGGCTTCAAGAAGTATAGGTATGCAAATGCCACGAGACATATCGACTTCTTTTACTTCAGAGGCATCATGAGAACAGGAACCATTTGCTaatgttttcttcttctccctttcttctaATCTTAATGTGTTTGGAAAGTACAAGCTTCCCTTCTCACCTGGTCTTAGTCCAATAAGATGGCCAAGGGATACACTGTTGTCTTGAAAGAAAGATGCTGTGGACTGGTTGTTCCAACACATAGAAAACAGTTAAAAAGACCATTTATTTCACATAGCCTCTGATTAGTAGTGCATTCAGGACCTTGAGTTAGTAGGGTCAATttgcctttgttttttttaatgaataatttttattattaaccagaaaaatataattatgaggTAGTTGATGGCTTGTGACATGCTCTGTATGTAGGGTCACCTATGTCTCTGAGGAtctatatgaaataaattaatttgggaAATTGATTGTTCTCACAATTTGAAGTCAACATTAAATTAATGCTAAAGAGTTTAGACCAATATTGTGGCAAGTTGATGGCTTGTGACACGCTCTCatctttagtaaaacatggaaAGAAATGTCAGCCACACATGGTTTGCACAGAATTCCTTTCCATAATAACAAGGATTCTATCAGTTATTGCTTAGAAATAAGTCGTTAGTATGTTCATTTGTGCAAACTTTGACCAGAAGTACTGTAACCTTAGATAGTTGGACTTGAACTAAGAACTTCTGTTCTTACTACTTACTAGATAACTTTCTCTTTGTTCCatagttattttcatttaatgaaaaactaaaatctttatatttaatCAATAGTGAGAAagtagtgtgtttggatgagaaaatttaaaattttgagaaatttttaattctaagaatttcaaatacttcaattgaaattcttttattttcaaaattgtgtgtttggataaaaaaaaattaaatttgtgagggtaaaagaaaatgaatacaaagagaagaaaagatatggttagtGTGTTATGCTTCCCAAGAGAAGAATACTGGTGTGGTATGGGAAGTCGCAGGAAACCGGGACACGACGGCGACGGCGTACACCACCGCACTCGACCACAGTATTCAGTCAATGATGCAAGGCATGACTCAGATCCTTCGTGCCGGCGAGCACCTCCACTGCGTGATTGTTAGCGACGTCTGCTCCCCTGACTGGCGGGTGTAGTTCTATGTGTCCCTCTACACCCACACTTGATCGATCTTTCACAAGCTTAGACTATATTTCTTGAAGAAGAGAATCATCGGCGTGATGGAAGAGTCGCGCGCGAGTTCGAGAACGAGATTTCGGGAACTTTCAGGTGAAAGAGAGGATGGAGGTTATAAAGGAAATACACAAATGTTTTGAAAGATTCTTCTAtcaagaagaaaattttaatttctcacattttagaaggaaattgaaattctacatttttagttgtttaaaattctattttaaaattccaaaaatttaaatttcataaaaaaacatccaaacaatgaattttagattatagaaatttaaattatctgataaattatttttttcagttaaaattctctatcaaAATGCGCTCTAAAAAATGTGAGTCAGGGAATTCAGATTACCTCAGTATCAAGGTTTGAGGATGAGAACGAGGAAAAACTGGTGGATGGAACGTGCATTGAGTGTGGCTCTACTGGGGCAGCTGGGAGTGATTCTGCATCTCTAAGTCTCATATTCAAGAAGCCAAGACCGAATGGCCATCCAATAGGCATCTCATCATTCTAAAAAATTAtggcaggaaaaaaaaatagcaacatTACAGATACAAATCAAGTTTAAAAGCAGTGCATGATTAAAGGTTACAAAGTAAGTACAATTTTAGCAACAGCCACTAGAGTTTCCAAAAGAGCAAGGTGGCAGAGAAAATTGTGATCAATAAATTGGCATTTCCTCCGGTAAAGTACTTGAAATCATACAATCAAAAGTTATGACGGCTGATTGAGCTTCTTCTTTATCAAATCTCTAGTTAATGAGCAGTATTCTCATTATGATGAAGAAAGAGTAAAGTTCAACTTAGAAAACAAGATAAAGGTTGTACTGAATTGGAGAAGTTGTGATATGTATGCTAGAACAACAGAAAGGAAGAGCAATATGGAAGTTGTATCATTGTCCAAGCTCAGCAGGTGTAAGCATCATGAAAATTTTTCACGAATTCTAAAATTTCATCCTCGTGGTGTTCATTCTTTGCTCCTTCAGTCTTGCTGATATCACAGAtgtaaaaaaagggaaaaattgaTCCACAAACCAGGTAAAAGGGAAGATCATAAAATCTATTTTCAAATAACCAAGAAGCATGAATATCTGTCAAAAGAATCATCTACAAAGGTGAGGTTGGTAAGATATTGTGTCATTAGATTCTAGAACCCACATAATTTTTTCTGCCCCCCTTTTGGCTTCTAAGTCAGACAGTGAACTCTGTCACTGACCATCTATGAATCTTCAAGTCATATTTTACAAGGCTAATTATTTCTACAATAAGGTgctattttttactatttggTAATTGTAAAAACTCTTCTACCAGTGTTGTGGCTAATTTCAAAAgcaaaatatattgaattatCAAGGTCAAGGGAAACAGAACTGACTGAGATAAACCAATGGTGATTAAAATGTCTTTAATTCACATTTAAGTACCAGTGGTGTCCACTAGAGCTTAAAAATCATGCTCATGCTCATGATTCAGTGTGTTTTGTATGGGCTCATTTCTCCAGAAATTTCCCAGATCTATTTCCCACCCTTGCcgtacattttttaaaaaatattttggtccTTTCGATTTTGGATTTGGCCCACATCATGTGCCTTTGCTAGATTTCCATATCTTGTTACATACTATATCAAATGAAAAGAATAGTGTGTCAAAACCATCTAACTTAACATTCTAAGCTAAAgatttaaaattgaacctaccCTTTTCCTGGCTTTAACTCTTGAAGTTGCCAGATttatgaaatattaatattcCAGACAAGGGATCAGCATTTGTTACCCCATCTTCTGCAGTGTACCATTTTTCTACTTCTAGTAGATGACATGTTGGCTTTACAGTTCAAACCACATCCTTACAATTAAGTTCGGACAACAAACATTTGATGGGTTTTAATGAAATGTTAATTCGTATGCTCACAACTACTTACATTATGGTCCTAACTTGAGACACTATTGGGGTCTTTTCTTCATGTCAGTCCATCTGGAAAGTACAAATTTTACAGTGCACACATTGATCATAGacattgttttcttttcattattcCAGTCCATCTGGAAAGGAAAATTttactcacacacacacacaaactgcATTATGGTGTAGATTAATTTCAGCCACTAATTCCAGGAAAATAACTAGAGGCTCACATAAGAGCAGAAATTTAGTTCCTAGTTCCATCAAACATGACTTGcaagattaattattataagcTAAAAAAAGAACACAGACAATATATGTGCCTCACAAACTGATTCCTCTCTAATTCATGGAATCAAAAGACTGCTTACAATTCAGAATATAATTAAACAACCACACACACAAAGAAGAACCAGAGACAATAGAAATTCAGTATCAATTCCAATTTAAACA contains:
- the LOC114419583 gene encoding uncharacterized protein LOC114419583 is translated as MVSENDEMPIGWPFGLGFLNMRLRDAESLPAAPVEPHSMHVPSTSFSSFSSSNLDTESTASFFQDNSVSLGHLIGLRPGEKGSLYFPNTLRLEEREKKKTLANGSCSHDASEVKEVDMSRGICIPILLEALLKISKCKKSSSN